The following is a genomic window from Thermodesulfobacteriota bacterium.
ACCTGCGGCTGCAACTGAAGTAGTGAAGAGGACATTAATCGACTCGAAGAAGCTTCCCTTAAGAGCCTCTATAAACGCTGCGCCCACTGCCAGGGCCGAGGCACCTCCTCCAAAACCGTTAAAGATTGCTACTACCTGAGGCATAGCAGTCATAGGTGCCCGGTATGCCATTACCGCTCCTATCAATCCCCCTACCACCAGCCCGGCTACGATCACCTGATAACTGATGATATGTTTGTCAAAAAGGGTAACTACGATGGCTATAAGCATCCCCAGTGCACCCAGGAGGTTTCCACGCACAGCAGTACGGGGATGGGCCATATCCTTTAACCCTAGTATGAAGAGGACTGAAGCAATAAGATAGAAAAAGTTAATGAGTTGTAGTTCCATGCTTATTCCCCCTTTCGGCGAAACATTGCCAGCATACGGTGGGTTACCAAGAATCCGCCAACCACATTAGCTGTTGCCATAACCACGGCAACGAAGCCGAGGATCGTGGTAAGGGTGGTCAGTTGTGTACCCGAAGTTACCAGCGTTCCTACCAGTGTAATTCCGGATATGGCGTTGGCTCCGGACATGAGCGGCGTGTGTAATAGGGGCGGCACCTTCGAAATCACTTCAAACCCCACGAAAAGGGCCAATATAAAAATGGTCAAAGCGGGCACGAAAACTTCCATGGGTTAGTACCTCCTCGTAATCTCAGATTTTCACTGCGCCTGTGGGCAGGTCGAGCAACTGGCGCACCTGGGGATTAATCACCTCACCGTTGTGCGTTAATAAAGTGTCCCGAATTATTTGGTCTTCCGTATTCAGGTTCAGGTTGCCGTTTTTTACCAGATTCTGGATAAAGGCAGTGATGTTTTTAGCGTACATCTGGCTGGCATGGTAGGGAATGGCAGAAGGGAGGTTGAGTGGGCCGAGTATCCTGACGCCATTATGCTCTACCACCTCTCCAGGCCTGGTAAGCTCGCAGTTGCCGCCTGTTTCCGCGGCAACATCGACTATCACCGACCCCAGCCGCATTGCCTGAACCATGTCTTGTGTGATCAGAACAGGCGCTTTCTTGCCGGGAACCGCCGCCGTGGTGATTACCACGTCGGTTTCGGCTATTACACGAGACAACATCTCTCGCTGTTTTCGGTAGAATTCTTCATCCATGGCCTTGGCGTAACCGCCGGCAGTCTCGGACTCTTTAGTTTCTATACCTAGCTCGACAAACTTCGCCCCCAGGCTTTCCACCTGCTCTTTTACTGCCGGGCGCACATCATAAGCCTGCACCGATGCCCCAAGCCGGCGCGAGGTGGCGATTGCTTGAAGACCGGCCACGCCTGCTCCCAATACGAAAACCTTGGCCGGGGTAATGGTTCCGGCAGCAGTAATCATCATAGGAAACATCTTCTTCAGATTATCTGCCGCTATCAGGGCTGCTTTGTATCCGGCTATCGTGGCCATAGAGCTCAATACGTCCATAGACTGAGCCCGGCTTATTCGGGGAAGAAGCTCGAGTGCGAAGGCGGTAACACCTCTTTTAGCCAGTTCCAGCGCCGTTTCCGGAGACCCCAAAGGATTGAGAAGCCCCACCAGTACCTGACCCGAATGTAATAATCCTGCATCGGCATGACCGGCGTCTGAGTTAGCACCAATGGCGAGAACTCGAACGAGTATATCGGCGGAGGTGAATAGCTCTTTTCGGTTTATCGAAATACGGGCTCCCTGCTTTTCATATTCAGTGTCGGGATAACCAGCCTTACTTCCTGCCCCCTTCTCTACTAAAACCTCGAGTCCAAGCTTGGTTAAAGAAGGAATCAGCGCAGGGATTAAAGCCACTCGTTGCTCGTTAGGGTAAGTCTCGGCAGGCACTCCGATTACCATTTGAACCCCCTTTTTAGCTGAAACTTATATAACTAGGTGGAATACAAACGATATAATTATCCAAGCTAAGTTCGCTTATAAAACTATACAAAAGTACTCCATCGGGCAAGTATATAGCATAGGTGACCCCCTAAGTCAACTGGTTTTTTGATGTGCGTTTTCAACCCTTACCTAGCTCTTTCGGGCGAGCAATTTGCGCTATTCAAGAAAGACTGTTGTCTTTTTAAACTAACTATCCCGATTTAGCTCTTAACTCTACCTATTTTCCAGAGCCTTTTCACCAGAATACCCAATGGTATAAGAAGATATAAGAGGAGCGATGTCGGGGAGTTGCTCTTGACAACCGAGCATCCTTCCCCGGCTCCTTTCGGTACGGTGAATGAGGTCAAGGTTTCACCGGCTTCATTGCGAAAGGATGCCTTCCAATCATTATGCTCCCTTTCGAAGAGAAGATAGCCGAACCGGTCGACGGTCTCAAAGCCGGCTACCCTAGCTTCGGCAACCGTTGTCCCGGTTACGGTCATCGTTATCGGGGGGTCGAGTTCTGTACCTCCGGTGCCGACAATAACTTGACGAGGACGGGGTATATCAAAACGGA
Proteins encoded in this region:
- a CDS encoding NAD(P) transhydrogenase subunit alpha: MEVFVPALTIFILALFVGFEVISKVPPLLHTPLMSGANAISGITLVGTLVTSGTQLTTLTTILGFVAVVMATANVVGGFLVTHRMLAMFRRKGE
- a CDS encoding Re/Si-specific NAD(P)(+) transhydrogenase subunit alpha → MVIGVPAETYPNEQRVALIPALIPSLTKLGLEVLVEKGAGSKAGYPDTEYEKQGARISINRKELFTSADILVRVLAIGANSDAGHADAGLLHSGQVLVGLLNPLGSPETALELAKRGVTAFALELLPRISRAQSMDVLSSMATIAGYKAALIAADNLKKMFPMMITAAGTITPAKVFVLGAGVAGLQAIATSRRLGASVQAYDVRPAVKEQVESLGAKFVELGIETKESETAGGYAKAMDEEFYRKQREMLSRVIAETDVVITTAAVPGKKAPVLITQDMVQAMRLGSVIVDVAAETGGNCELTRPGEVVEHNGVRILGPLNLPSAIPYHASQMYAKNITAFIQNLVKNGNLNLNTEDQIIRDTLLTHNGEVINPQVRQLLDLPTGAVKI